A stretch of the Thalassotalea euphylliae genome encodes the following:
- the mazG gene encoding nucleoside triphosphate pyrophosphohydrolase, with translation MINIDMKDAPASMAKLRWIMAQLRDPETGCPWDLKQDFASIVPHTIEEAYEVAEAINQQDFSELEKELGDLLFQVVFYSQLGAEQKRFDFDSVVAAICEKLIRRHPHVFGDKTLTTDADIKANWENEKANERKQKNQQENLSILADIPQALPALSRANKIQKRCAHVGFDWDNISQCFEKVEEEVAEVKAELTGDLTNSAQQARLGEELGDLLFAVVNVCRHAKQDPEALLRAANDKFSKRFKHVEQQATSSGKPMAEHDLATLEQFWQSAKQVEKNGYEQSLQSRTELQAAQTKQTANKP, from the coding sequence ATGATAAATATCGATATGAAAGATGCACCGGCATCAATGGCAAAGCTGCGCTGGATTATGGCGCAGCTACGCGATCCTGAAACGGGCTGCCCATGGGATCTTAAGCAAGACTTCGCATCAATTGTTCCACACACTATTGAAGAAGCCTATGAAGTGGCTGAGGCCATTAACCAGCAAGACTTTTCTGAGTTAGAAAAAGAGCTTGGCGACTTATTGTTTCAAGTGGTGTTCTACAGCCAGTTGGGAGCAGAGCAAAAGCGGTTTGATTTTGATTCGGTTGTGGCGGCAATTTGTGAAAAGTTGATCCGTCGCCACCCCCATGTCTTTGGTGATAAAACTCTAACGACGGACGCTGATATTAAAGCGAATTGGGAAAATGAAAAAGCGAATGAGCGAAAGCAAAAAAATCAGCAAGAGAATTTAAGTATTTTGGCCGATATACCGCAGGCGTTACCGGCATTATCACGAGCTAATAAGATTCAAAAGCGTTGTGCGCACGTTGGCTTTGACTGGGATAATATTTCGCAATGCTTTGAGAAAGTCGAAGAAGAAGTTGCCGAAGTTAAAGCAGAGTTGACCGGTGATTTAACCAATAGCGCACAACAAGCAAGGCTAGGGGAAGAGCTGGGGGATTTACTCTTTGCTGTGGTTAATGTTTGTCGTCATGCTAAACAAGATCCTGAAGCACTGCTGCGAGCCGCAAATGATAAATTCAGTAAACGATTCAAGCATGTTGAACAGCAAGCGACAAGCTCTGGTAAACCCATGGCTGAACATGACTTAGCGACGTTAGAGCAGTTTTGGCAAAGTGCTAAGCAGGTAGAAAAAAACGGTTACGAGCAATCCCTGCAAAGTCGAACTGAGTTGCAGGCAGCTCAAACAAAGCAAACTGCTAATAAGCCCTAG
- a CDS encoding YbaN family protein encodes MRISRIALVIVGLLFVGLGILGVVLPVLPTTPFLIVAAACFAKSSPRLHQMLLDNRIFGPMIRDWQAHRSIPLRAKRIALVSMVLACAWSCYVLQSYLWGALVIALITGPFIFVWRLPISDQKPPEGR; translated from the coding sequence ATGCGTATAAGTAGAATTGCCTTGGTTATTGTCGGTTTACTCTTTGTGGGCTTGGGCATCCTTGGGGTGGTTTTGCCTGTGTTGCCAACAACGCCGTTCTTGATTGTTGCGGCCGCCTGTTTTGCAAAGTCTTCGCCTAGGCTCCATCAAATGTTGCTTGATAACCGAATATTTGGACCAATGATCCGCGATTGGCAAGCACACAGAAGCATTCCACTACGAGCTAAACGAATTGCTTTAGTCTCGATGGTGTTGGCATGTGCTTGGTCATGTTATGTACTGCAAAGTTATTTGTGGGGGGCGTTAGTTATTGCGCTGATCACTGGGCCATTTATTTTTGTTTGGCGCTTGCCAATTAGCGATCAAAAGCCACCAGAAGGCCGATAA
- a CDS encoding GGDEF domain-containing protein has protein sequence MSSQDLQALKRTNTELKRAIRHFLEAAPNSGPLAVQVNNIKEAIKSNEAMFTFASLVEQYAKMKKNFDNVDYQNQKKDIAKFKAIVKKTGTRNLSSNQLEKVETLLAELNTAQPAHTVLMSAGQTIDYFATDLSNLRESSSVVVKAEDVVTDETGVVAADVHLASKKLLKDVVVVSKQLTKTYPNDEFISGILREASSVKEGKGTFFTAINLLERTTTYLTLLIQQERCATEEMLNDIHANLMNAISQTCVVKKLVDSSQDSCDKVSQSMANELQNMEVKAKSIDTLSGMQQHIKDSVSLIAKLMNSYSDEQKQIHRTNEATIQELTSQIESTSNFVDQLEKQLNVAEETSLIDELTTIGNRKGYVLRINDERKHWQITKQPLTLMVIDVDNFKSINDTYGHSIGDQVLKCLGQTLKKHIRNSDYVARFGGEEFVIILPATEIDRAVQIGQKIQGVINNLKFELRKKNKVLKMTCSFGIAGFSQKCSNSTDVFNLADKALYKAKENGRDCIVVAKDDKLVKVEAEKAMT, from the coding sequence ATGAGTAGTCAAGATTTACAAGCACTCAAGCGCACTAACACGGAATTAAAGCGAGCTATTAGACATTTTCTCGAGGCCGCTCCGAATTCTGGTCCGTTAGCTGTGCAAGTTAATAATATTAAAGAAGCAATTAAGTCTAATGAAGCGATGTTTACTTTCGCTTCGTTGGTAGAACAATACGCAAAAATGAAAAAGAATTTTGATAATGTCGATTATCAAAATCAGAAAAAAGATATCGCCAAGTTCAAAGCGATTGTGAAGAAAACAGGCACTCGTAATTTATCATCTAATCAGCTGGAAAAAGTTGAAACCCTGTTAGCAGAACTTAATACCGCTCAACCCGCGCATACGGTTTTAATGAGCGCAGGCCAAACGATTGATTACTTTGCCACAGATCTAAGTAACTTAAGAGAATCTTCGAGCGTAGTTGTTAAAGCGGAAGACGTAGTAACAGATGAAACAGGCGTTGTTGCCGCTGATGTTCACTTAGCCAGTAAAAAGCTGCTCAAAGATGTGGTTGTCGTTTCAAAACAGTTAACCAAAACATACCCGAATGACGAGTTTATTAGTGGAATTTTGCGCGAGGCTTCGAGTGTTAAAGAAGGTAAAGGCACCTTTTTTACTGCCATAAACTTATTAGAGCGCACCACCACTTATTTAACCCTGCTTATTCAGCAAGAGCGCTGTGCTACCGAAGAAATGCTTAATGACATTCATGCCAATTTAATGAATGCCATTAGCCAAACTTGTGTGGTTAAAAAACTGGTTGATTCTTCACAAGATAGCTGTGACAAAGTGAGTCAGTCCATGGCCAACGAGTTACAGAATATGGAAGTTAAAGCTAAGAGTATTGATACACTCAGCGGTATGCAGCAACATATCAAAGACAGTGTCAGTTTGATCGCTAAGCTAATGAATAGCTACTCCGATGAACAAAAACAAATTCATCGCACCAACGAAGCAACAATCCAAGAACTGACCAGCCAAATTGAAAGCACCTCGAACTTTGTTGATCAACTTGAAAAGCAGCTTAATGTTGCTGAAGAAACCAGCTTAATCGACGAACTAACCACTATCGGAAACCGCAAAGGTTATGTGCTGCGTATTAATGATGAACGCAAACATTGGCAAATCACTAAGCAGCCGTTGACCTTAATGGTGATTGACGTTGATAACTTCAAAAGCATCAATGACACTTACGGTCATAGCATTGGCGATCAGGTCCTAAAATGCTTAGGCCAAACATTGAAAAAGCACATTCGCAACTCTGATTATGTAGCGCGTTTTGGCGGTGAAGAATTTGTAATTATTTTACCGGCAACCGAAATTGATCGCGCCGTTCAGATAGGGCAAAAAATTCAGGGTGTGATCAACAACCTCAAGTTTGAACTACGTAAAAAGAACAAAGTACTTAAAATGACGTGTTCATTTGGCATCGCAGGCTTTAGTCAAAAGTGCAGTAATAGTACCGATGTTTTTAACTTGGCAGATAAAGCTTTGTATAAAGCAAAAGAGAATGGCCGAGATTGTATCGTGGTTGCCAAAGACGACAAGCTGGTCAAAGTTGAAGCAGAAAAGGCAATGACCTAA
- a CDS encoding DUF4202 domain-containing protein → MSAALNLVLDAIDAINQQDPNVEQIDGQPQPKELVYGQRMSQCLHSFWPDSSEHLQIAVRAQHVKRWAIARSEYPEGKAGYLKWRKALGQLHAETASELMLANGYAPADADRTAAIIRKEKLKSNPESQTLEDVACLVFLSYYFAPFAAKHSDEKIISILQKTWKKMSATAQQIALKADLPAHLAALVEQALAEI, encoded by the coding sequence ATGAGCGCAGCACTTAACCTTGTCCTTGACGCGATTGATGCAATCAACCAGCAAGATCCCAATGTTGAACAGATTGATGGTCAACCACAACCGAAAGAGCTAGTTTACGGTCAACGTATGTCACAGTGCTTACATAGCTTTTGGCCTGACAGCAGCGAGCACTTACAAATTGCGGTACGCGCTCAACATGTCAAACGTTGGGCAATTGCACGTAGCGAATATCCCGAAGGTAAAGCGGGTTACCTAAAATGGCGCAAAGCGCTCGGCCAACTTCATGCCGAAACGGCTAGTGAGCTGATGTTAGCCAACGGCTATGCACCAGCTGATGCTGACCGAACTGCAGCGATTATTCGCAAGGAAAAGTTAAAATCTAACCCTGAAAGTCAAACGCTTGAAGATGTCGCCTGCTTAGTGTTTCTCAGCTACTATTTTGCGCCGTTTGCAGCAAAACATAGTGACGAAAAAATTATCAGTATTTTGCAAAAAACTTGGAAAAAAATGTCGGCAACTGCCCAGCAAATTGCGCTTAAAGCAGATCTACCCGCGCATTTAGCTGCCTTAGTTGAACAAGCATTAGCTGAAATTTAG
- a CDS encoding CTP synthase, with the protein MTTRYIFVTGGVVSSLGKGIAAASLAAILEARGLKVTMLKLDPYINVDPGTMSPIQHGEVFVTEDGAETDLDLGHYERFIRTKMTKRNNFTTGRIYQDILARERKGEFLGATIQVIPHITNDIKRRVIEGAEGYDVAMVEIGGTVGDIESQPFLEAIRQLGTELGRERAMFMHLTLVPYLAASGEIKTKPTQHSVKELRSIGIFPDLLVCRSEDVIPANERAKIALFCNVEERAVISMRDVDSIYKIPALLKSQGADELVCQRFGLDVPEADLSEWEQVLYQEANPVDELTIGMVGKYIELADAYKSVNEALKHAGLKNQVKIKIEYIDSQDLEVKGTELLEHLDAILVPGGFGERGVEGKILAAQYARENKVPYLGICLGMQVALIEFARNVAGLADAHSTEFNPETPYPVVGLINEWLDEDGQVETRSEASDLGGTMRLGSQLCHLVKGTKACDVYGSETIYERHRHRYEVNNNYRDQLSKAGLVFSGLSADKKLVEVIENKDHPWFIAGQFHPEFNSTPRDGHPLFEGFIAAAFSFHKQDA; encoded by the coding sequence ATGACTACAAGATATATTTTTGTAACGGGCGGTGTTGTGTCGTCGTTAGGTAAAGGAATTGCTGCAGCCTCACTCGCTGCGATTCTGGAAGCGCGTGGTTTGAAAGTGACCATGTTAAAGCTTGACCCTTATATTAATGTTGACCCGGGAACCATGAGCCCAATTCAGCACGGTGAAGTATTCGTGACTGAAGATGGCGCCGAAACAGATTTAGACTTAGGTCACTACGAGCGTTTTATTCGCACCAAAATGACCAAGCGCAACAATTTCACCACCGGTCGAATCTATCAAGATATTTTAGCGCGTGAGCGTAAAGGTGAATTCCTTGGTGCCACCATTCAGGTTATCCCTCATATTACCAACGACATTAAGCGTCGCGTCATTGAAGGTGCGGAAGGTTACGATGTCGCTATGGTTGAAATTGGCGGTACGGTCGGTGATATTGAATCACAACCTTTCCTAGAAGCGATTCGTCAATTAGGCACTGAACTTGGCCGTGAGCGCGCCATGTTTATGCACTTAACGTTAGTGCCGTATTTAGCTGCTTCAGGTGAAATCAAAACTAAGCCAACTCAGCATTCGGTAAAAGAGCTGCGTTCAATTGGTATTTTCCCTGATCTACTAGTTTGTCGTAGTGAAGACGTTATTCCTGCGAATGAGCGCGCGAAAATTGCGTTATTCTGTAATGTTGAAGAGCGTGCTGTTATCTCAATGCGTGATGTTGATAGCATCTACAAAATCCCTGCATTGCTTAAATCGCAAGGTGCTGATGAATTAGTTTGCCAACGCTTTGGCTTAGATGTGCCAGAAGCGGATTTATCTGAGTGGGAACAAGTGCTTTACCAAGAAGCTAACCCAGTTGATGAATTAACCATTGGTATGGTTGGTAAGTACATCGAACTGGCTGATGCCTACAAATCAGTTAACGAAGCCCTTAAACACGCCGGCTTGAAAAACCAAGTAAAAATCAAGATTGAGTACATTGACTCACAAGATCTTGAAGTTAAAGGTACCGAGTTACTTGAGCATTTAGATGCCATTTTGGTACCAGGTGGTTTTGGTGAGCGTGGTGTTGAAGGTAAAATTCTTGCTGCGCAATACGCCCGTGAAAACAAAGTCCCTTACTTAGGCATTTGTTTAGGTATGCAAGTGGCCTTGATTGAGTTTGCCCGCAACGTTGCTGGCTTAGCAGATGCACACTCAACCGAGTTTAACCCTGAAACACCTTACCCAGTAGTTGGTTTAATTAACGAGTGGTTAGATGAAGACGGCCAAGTTGAAACACGCAGTGAAGCGTCTGATTTAGGCGGCACCATGCGTTTAGGTTCACAACTGTGCCACTTAGTGAAAGGTACCAAAGCCTGTGACGTATATGGCAGTGAAACAATTTATGAAAGACACCGCCACCGTTATGAGGTAAATAATAACTACCGTGACCAACTAAGCAAAGCTGGCTTAGTATTCTCGGGGTTATCTGCGGATAAGAAATTAGTTGAGGTGATAGAAAACAAAGATCACCCATGGTTTATTGCGGGCCAGTTCCATCCTGAATTTAATTCAACACCGCGTGATGGACACCCACTGTTTGAAGGCTTTATTGCAGCGGCATTTAGCTTTCACAAGCAAGACGCTTAA
- the eno gene encoding phosphopyruvate hydratase, which produces MSNIAKIIAREVMDSRGNPTVEADVYLESGAWGRACAPSGASTGSREALELRDGDKSRYLGKGVLNAVAAVNDKIAPALVGKSALEQANVDQIMIDLDGTENKENFGANAILAVSLATAKAAAMAKGVQLFEHIADLNGTPGQYSLPLPMMNILNGGEHADNNVDIQEFMVQPVGAPSFKEALRMGAEIFHALKKVLSAKGMNTAVGDEGGFAPNLESNADALAVIKEATEAAGYELGKDVTLALDCAASEFYNKEEGIYDLSGEGKQYTANEFSDFLAALCAEYPIISIEDGLDESDWDGFKYQTDLLGDTVQIVGDDLFVTNTKILARGIEQGIGNSILIKFNQIGSLTETLAAIKMAKDAGFTAVISHRSGETEDATIADLAVGTAAGQIKTGSLCRSDRVAKYNQLLRIEEFLGDKAVFNGLSEVKGH; this is translated from the coding sequence ATGTCAAACATTGCAAAAATTATTGCACGCGAAGTGATGGACTCTCGCGGTAACCCAACGGTTGAAGCCGACGTTTATTTGGAATCTGGCGCATGGGGTCGCGCTTGTGCGCCATCAGGTGCATCAACAGGTTCGCGTGAGGCTCTTGAACTACGTGATGGTGATAAATCACGTTATTTAGGTAAAGGTGTATTAAATGCCGTTGCTGCAGTGAATGACAAAATTGCCCCTGCACTGGTTGGCAAATCGGCGCTTGAGCAAGCAAATGTTGATCAAATCATGATTGACTTAGATGGCACAGAAAACAAAGAAAACTTTGGCGCCAATGCCATTTTAGCGGTATCGCTAGCAACAGCTAAAGCGGCAGCCATGGCAAAAGGTGTGCAGTTATTCGAACATATTGCTGATTTGAATGGCACTCCAGGTCAATATTCATTGCCACTACCTATGATGAATATTCTTAACGGTGGTGAGCACGCTGACAACAACGTTGATATTCAAGAATTTATGGTACAGCCTGTTGGTGCGCCTAGCTTTAAAGAAGCATTGCGCATGGGCGCGGAGATTTTCCACGCATTGAAAAAAGTATTATCTGCAAAAGGCATGAATACGGCGGTCGGTGACGAAGGTGGTTTTGCACCTAACCTAGAATCTAACGCTGATGCCCTGGCGGTAATCAAAGAAGCGACAGAGGCGGCGGGTTACGAATTAGGTAAAGATGTAACGTTAGCGCTAGATTGTGCTGCTTCTGAATTTTATAATAAAGAAGAAGGCATTTACGACTTATCAGGCGAAGGTAAGCAATACACTGCTAACGAATTTTCTGACTTCTTAGCGGCTTTGTGCGCTGAGTACCCAATTATTTCGATTGAAGACGGCTTAGATGAGTCGGATTGGGATGGCTTTAAATATCAAACAGATTTACTCGGTGATACAGTGCAAATCGTTGGTGACGATTTATTCGTAACCAATACTAAGATTTTAGCGCGCGGTATTGAGCAAGGTATTGGTAACTCTATCTTGATCAAATTCAATCAAATCGGTTCATTAACCGAAACATTAGCGGCGATTAAAATGGCGAAAGATGCTGGTTTTACCGCGGTTATTTCACATCGCTCAGGTGAAACTGAAGACGCGACTATCGCTGATCTAGCTGTTGGTACAGCAGCTGGCCAAATTAAAACTGGCTCTTTATGTCGCTCTGACCGCGTTGCTAAGTACAACCAATTGCTTCGCATTGAAGAGTTTTTAGGTGATAAAGCTGTATTCAACGGACTGTCAGAAGTTAAAGGTCACTAA
- a CDS encoding transporter substrate-binding domain-containing diguanylate cyclase, with the protein MPQFIHKIIGCCLLLLAAHGAQARTLNYCVDPNWTPYEYLEQGQHAGLSAFYFEKIAKFANLEIKLVQTESWQATIEALTKDECDLTPFLNYSDARAEYLIFSVPYFQAPNVIFAHYQQKLIGGLAQVTNERIGVVKSYRLESYLNRYYPNIEQVPVASELEGLRKVNNKEIDLFVSSYYGANFLIHQHNLANIRIIGLADLKDQLRIGLRHEHSDLMPKINQAILKLSEEDHRHAFSLLEPVKVISQTNYTLAWQIGAIGALLVMMMGLRYYYSLQQKHALAQKNQALERLHQALEKKNTQLEALAVTDHLTKLHNRSYLSDKIAECINRKKRYQSECCLIMCDVDNFKAFNDNFGHQVGDEVLVVLANTIRGCARETDFTARWGGEEFVIICPETNLNDGLSLANRIRQQLTIESAKLPCPVTCSIGIAQLGSCDTQESWFASADQALYLAKEAGKDKIEVAIN; encoded by the coding sequence TTGCCACAATTTATTCATAAAATTATCGGTTGTTGTTTGCTTTTGTTGGCTGCGCATGGAGCACAGGCCAGAACACTGAACTATTGCGTTGACCCCAATTGGACTCCTTATGAGTATCTAGAACAAGGTCAGCATGCTGGGCTATCGGCATTCTATTTTGAGAAAATAGCCAAGTTTGCCAACCTTGAGATAAAGCTCGTTCAAACTGAATCTTGGCAAGCGACGATTGAGGCCCTTACTAAAGATGAGTGTGATCTGACCCCATTTTTAAATTACTCCGACGCGAGAGCCGAGTATTTAATTTTCTCAGTCCCCTATTTCCAAGCCCCTAACGTGATATTTGCTCATTATCAGCAAAAGCTGATTGGCGGCTTGGCACAAGTTACCAATGAGCGTATTGGCGTTGTTAAAAGCTACCGCCTAGAAAGCTACCTCAACCGCTACTACCCCAATATTGAACAAGTGCCAGTGGCAAGTGAACTTGAAGGGTTAAGAAAAGTTAATAACAAAGAAATCGATTTGTTTGTCAGCTCTTATTACGGCGCAAATTTTTTGATCCACCAGCATAATTTAGCCAATATTCGTATTATCGGTTTAGCCGATTTAAAAGATCAGTTACGTATTGGCTTACGGCATGAGCATAGCGACTTAATGCCAAAAATAAATCAAGCCATACTTAAGCTCAGTGAAGAAGACCACCGTCACGCGTTTAGCTTGCTTGAGCCCGTTAAAGTTATCTCGCAAACCAATTACACCTTAGCTTGGCAAATCGGTGCCATCGGCGCACTTCTGGTGATGATGATGGGGCTCAGGTATTACTATTCGCTGCAACAAAAACACGCATTGGCGCAAAAGAACCAAGCACTTGAGCGCTTGCACCAAGCACTAGAAAAGAAAAACACCCAGCTAGAAGCGCTGGCCGTGACCGATCATTTAACGAAATTACATAACCGCAGTTACCTTAGTGACAAAATCGCGGAATGCATCAATCGTAAAAAACGTTACCAATCAGAATGTTGTTTGATCATGTGTGACGTCGATAACTTTAAAGCCTTTAATGATAACTTTGGTCATCAAGTGGGCGATGAGGTGCTGGTTGTGCTGGCTAATACCATTCGAGGCTGTGCCCGTGAGACTGATTTTACTGCCCGCTGGGGCGGCGAAGAATTTGTGATTATTTGCCCAGAAACCAACTTAAATGATGGCTTAAGCTTGGCCAATCGTATTCGTCAGCAATTAACAATAGAAAGCGCTAAATTACCTTGCCCTGTCACTTGCAGTATCGGCATTGCGCAGCTTGGTAGCTGCGATACCCAAGAGTCTTGGTTTGCCAGTGCCGATCAAGCACTTTACCTTGCTAAAGAAGCAGGTAAAGACAAGATAGAGGTAGCGATAAACTAG
- a CDS encoding DNA alkylation repair protein: protein MPKHTQQTPSAATALASLDAMADAKIAEHSTRFFKTAPGQYGEGDKFLGIRVPQIRKIVSQYKSLPLSEVNVLLYSEYHEARLCALLILVSRFKQKRSNEHQAIFDFYLENLDQVNNWDLVDSSAHPIVGGYLYSKTSSKDRALLYQLADSENLWHRRVAIIATYHFIKRDDFADALALSEILLTDKQDLIHKAVGWMLREIGKKDYDIEYQFLVKYHVRMPRTMLRYAIEKFSPVVRKQFLLGQLST from the coding sequence ATGCCAAAGCACACACAACAAACACCATCAGCTGCTACAGCGCTAGCTAGCCTTGATGCGATGGCCGACGCTAAAATTGCCGAACACTCAACGCGCTTTTTTAAAACAGCACCAGGGCAATATGGCGAGGGTGATAAGTTTCTTGGTATTCGCGTACCACAAATCCGAAAAATAGTGAGCCAATACAAAAGCCTCCCACTGAGTGAAGTTAACGTATTATTGTACAGTGAATATCACGAAGCCCGCTTGTGCGCATTACTGATACTCGTGAGCCGATTTAAACAAAAGCGCTCAAACGAGCATCAAGCGATATTCGATTTTTACTTAGAAAATTTAGATCAAGTTAACAATTGGGATTTAGTTGATAGCTCTGCCCACCCAATTGTTGGTGGCTATTTATATAGTAAAACGTCGAGTAAAGACCGCGCATTACTATATCAACTAGCAGACTCTGAGAACCTTTGGCATCGACGCGTCGCCATTATCGCTACCTATCACTTTATTAAACGCGACGACTTCGCCGACGCACTAGCATTAAGCGAAATACTATTAACGGATAAACAAGATCTTATTCACAAAGCGGTTGGCTGGATGCTCAGAGAAATAGGCAAAAAAGACTATGACATTGAGTACCAATTTTTAGTCAAATACCATGTAAGAATGCCAAGAACAATGCTGCGCTATGCGATTGAAAAATTTTCACCTGTCGTTAGAAAACAGTTTTTATTAGGCCAGTTAAGCACATAA
- a CDS encoding VOC family protein, translating to MNLNQVTLPAVDMAQSTAFYRAMGFTQIVDTNHYARFECPDGDATFSLSLTEKLNSNESVIYFECEELDNKVDSLVKQGFTFEQLPTDQRYLWREAILKDPSNNKIKLYWAGENRKNPPWRVELK from the coding sequence TTGAACCTAAATCAAGTAACACTGCCAGCCGTTGATATGGCTCAATCTACCGCTTTTTATCGCGCAATGGGGTTTACGCAAATCGTTGATACAAATCACTACGCAAGATTTGAATGCCCAGACGGTGATGCCACCTTCTCACTGTCACTTACCGAAAAGCTTAACTCAAACGAAAGCGTTATCTACTTTGAGTGTGAGGAACTTGATAACAAAGTGGATAGCTTGGTTAAGCAGGGCTTTACATTTGAACAATTGCCAACAGATCAACGATACCTATGGCGCGAAGCAATACTAAAAGACCCTAGTAACAACAAAATAAAGCTATATTGGGCTGGCGAAAATCGAAAAAACCCACCTTGGCGGGTAGAGCTAAAATAG
- a CDS encoding SRPBCC family protein, with product MEQSFTSSFYIAAKPASIYTALTLDVCKWWTENATCASRIGDLLSVYFENNTHWVMTVAEATPCHSLVWHVTEAFHDLPSLEQKDEWLGTNIIWHLEEQKHGTNVSLTHNGLVPSLSCYRVCQSGWQQYLSSLQAYLESGQGNPYH from the coding sequence ATGGAGCAAAGCTTCACCTCCAGTTTTTATATCGCAGCCAAACCAGCAAGTATATACACTGCACTCACCTTGGATGTGTGTAAGTGGTGGACTGAAAATGCCACTTGTGCCAGTAGAATTGGTGACTTGCTAAGTGTGTATTTTGAAAACAATACACATTGGGTGATGACAGTCGCAGAGGCCACGCCATGCCATTCTCTCGTTTGGCATGTTACCGAAGCTTTTCACGATTTACCTTCGCTTGAACAAAAAGATGAATGGCTAGGTACCAATATTATTTGGCATTTAGAAGAGCAAAAACATGGGACGAATGTCAGCCTAACACATAACGGTTTAGTACCATCACTTAGTTGCTATCGGGTTTGCCAATCGGGTTGGCAGCAATACTTATCAAGCCTGCAGGCTTATTTAGAATCGGGCCAAGGTAACCCTTATCACTAG
- a CDS encoding MipA/OmpV family protein has protein sequence MKKNLYNLVLVWLAFVACYPHLVTAQTNQAFAAEQQTVQISTVNDTSVQEGSSSESHWELDLGLVTTYRNTLIDSIDEFHNTIELDPVISGGYYKDNFFAEVAPLSGRPFTIGHILYQSETRQVSVIAESLFFELSEDDQERGNLLDGIETRKASTEVGFEYFGIFRKFDVRMAVVHDALSRHHGTVASLDVSRPYFTRHAMFLPGISVAVYDDNATDYYYGVSAEEATSFRPEYRPGAAWVGRARLYVERPMDDDWSIIAAASVSLFSDNISDSPLVSGRDTVYSLSVGMLWTF, from the coding sequence ATGAAAAAAAATTTATATAACCTAGTGTTGGTTTGGTTAGCTTTTGTTGCTTGTTATCCTCACCTTGTCACTGCTCAAACTAATCAAGCCTTTGCAGCTGAGCAACAAACGGTACAAATATCGACAGTAAATGACACTTCTGTACAAGAAGGCAGCTCATCAGAGTCACACTGGGAGCTAGATCTTGGTTTGGTCACCACCTATCGCAATACTTTAATCGATAGTATTGATGAATTTCACAATACCATTGAACTTGATCCTGTTATTTCTGGTGGTTATTACAAAGACAACTTTTTTGCTGAAGTCGCTCCCTTATCAGGGCGTCCGTTTACTATCGGGCATATTCTTTATCAAAGCGAAACGCGGCAGGTAAGTGTTATAGCCGAGTCGTTATTTTTTGAATTGTCAGAAGACGACCAAGAGCGCGGCAATTTACTTGATGGAATTGAAACGCGAAAAGCTTCAACGGAAGTTGGCTTTGAGTATTTTGGCATTTTTAGAAAGTTTGATGTGCGGATGGCCGTTGTACATGACGCACTATCAAGGCATCACGGTACGGTTGCCAGTCTTGATGTATCAAGGCCTTACTTTACCCGTCACGCAATGTTCTTACCGGGTATCAGTGTTGCTGTTTATGATGATAATGCCACCGACTATTACTACGGGGTAAGTGCCGAAGAGGCGACAAGTTTTCGACCTGAGTATAGACCAGGTGCTGCATGGGTTGGTCGAGCACGACTCTACGTTGAACGGCCAATGGATGATGACTGGTCAATTATAGCTGCCGCTAGTGTATCGCTGTTTAGTGACAATATTAGTGACAGTCCTCTGGTGAGTGGCCGTGATACAGTGTATAGCTTGAGTGTAGGCATGCTATGGACTTTCTGA